One genomic segment of Catalinimonas alkaloidigena includes these proteins:
- the def gene encoding peptide deformylase, giving the protein MIYPIVLYGDPVLKTPAEDIEPGSIDAKQLSEDMFETMYQASGVGLAAPQIGKSLRMFVVDSGPMEEEDEESNGEGFKRVFINPEIISYEGDDWSFEEGCLSIPGVRADVNRPEVVTIKYLDENWNEHTETLEDMPARIVLHEYDHIEGILFTDHVKGLKKRLIKGKLNNITQGKVDANYKVKLSPKLAKR; this is encoded by the coding sequence ATGATTTATCCCATCGTATTATATGGTGATCCCGTACTGAAAACACCGGCTGAAGATATTGAGCCAGGCTCCATAGATGCCAAGCAGCTGAGTGAAGATATGTTTGAAACTATGTATCAGGCCAGTGGGGTGGGGTTGGCAGCTCCTCAAATTGGCAAAAGCCTTAGAATGTTTGTCGTGGATAGTGGCCCGATGGAAGAAGAGGATGAAGAAAGTAATGGGGAAGGCTTCAAGCGGGTATTCATCAATCCGGAAATTATTTCTTATGAAGGGGATGACTGGTCTTTTGAAGAGGGCTGTCTGAGTATCCCTGGAGTTAGGGCAGATGTAAATCGTCCGGAAGTAGTAACCATTAAGTATCTGGACGAAAACTGGAATGAACATACGGAGACTCTGGAAGATATGCCTGCCCGCATTGTACTACATGAGTATGATCACATAGAAGGCATTCTTTTTACTGATCATGTAAAAGGGCTTAAGAAGCGCCTTATTAAGGGTAAACTCAACAATATTACCCAAGGCAAGGTGGATGCAAACTATAAAGTGAAACTTTCACCCAAACTGGCCAAAAGATAG
- a CDS encoding methionine aminotransferase has translation MHYQAKQAEISSKLPDTGTTIFTIMSKMASDYGAINLSQGFPDFSVPEALQKLVYKHMHDGHNQYAPMPGLLALREQISGKVEKLYQRIINPETEVTITAGATEALHASISAIVHPGDEVIVLEPAYDSYIPSIQLNGGIPVTVALNPKDFTVDWNKVREAISSKTRTIIVNTPHNPSGSIFSTYDLEQLAEITRDNQMLVLSDEVYEHIIFDGKQHQSVLCHEELATRSIAVFSFGKTFHATGWKVGYCIAPPPISTEIRKVHQYLQFSVHTPTQYALAEYMDTLDSYQHLADFYQKKRDLFLKLTQASPLKALSSGGTYFQLFSYKDYSKLSDRALAEKLTQENKLASIPISVFYHDQTDHHYLRFCFAKSNETLEKAAKILCSL, from the coding sequence TTGCATTATCAAGCTAAGCAAGCTGAAATATCATCCAAGCTTCCTGATACGGGAACTACCATTTTCACCATTATGTCTAAAATGGCATCTGATTATGGTGCCATTAATCTTTCTCAGGGATTTCCTGACTTTTCTGTTCCTGAAGCACTTCAGAAATTAGTGTACAAGCATATGCATGATGGGCACAATCAATATGCCCCCATGCCTGGGCTATTAGCGTTACGCGAGCAAATTTCTGGGAAGGTCGAGAAGCTATATCAGCGAATAATTAATCCCGAAACAGAAGTAACCATTACTGCCGGGGCTACGGAAGCCTTGCATGCCAGTATCTCAGCCATCGTTCATCCTGGTGATGAAGTTATCGTGCTGGAGCCTGCATATGACAGCTATATCCCTTCCATACAATTGAATGGTGGTATTCCCGTAACTGTAGCTCTAAACCCAAAAGATTTTACTGTAGACTGGAATAAAGTTAGAGAGGCTATTAGTAGTAAAACCCGAACGATTATAGTCAACACTCCCCATAATCCTAGTGGGAGCATTTTTTCTACTTATGATTTAGAACAACTGGCAGAAATTACCAGAGATAACCAGATGCTAGTACTTAGCGATGAGGTGTACGAGCATATTATCTTTGATGGAAAACAACACCAAAGTGTATTATGCCATGAGGAATTAGCTACCCGTAGTATCGCCGTCTTTTCTTTTGGCAAAACTTTTCATGCCACGGGCTGGAAGGTAGGCTACTGCATAGCGCCCCCCCCAATAAGTACAGAGATCAGAAAAGTACATCAGTATCTTCAGTTTAGTGTACACACACCTACACAGTATGCTCTGGCCGAATACATGGATACTTTAGATAGTTATCAGCATCTGGCCGACTTTTACCAGAAAAAGCGTGACCTCTTCCTGAAGCTTACCCAAGCCTCTCCTCTCAAAGCATTATCCTCAGGTGGTACTTATTTTCAATTGTTTTCTTATAAGGACTACTCAAAACTGTCTGACCGAGCACTGGCGGAAAAGCTGACCCAAGAAAACAAATTAGCCAGTATTCCGATTAGTGTTTTTTATCACGACCAAACTGATCATCATTATTTGCGTTTTTGTTTTGCAAAGAGCAACGAAACATTAGAAAAGGCCGCAAAAATCCTTTGTAGTTTATGA
- a CDS encoding iron-sulfur cluster repair di-iron protein, whose protein sequence is MFTNTKELMNIDTNKRITEIVDENYAYASVLYYFGIKFYDYNEKTLEQVCAEKGLDVKHVINSLESVNTVSEDERPALSTYPIDVIVEYLKHTHFIFIKDRLPYLSKLIKNLQITEYKSIIEDLQFIFPLFVEDLIYHIYQEEDEFFTYILSLQEALRNPQATNRLYFDMEKYSIQDFAISHDIDDDEMKGIRNITNGYNTQGINSLHLRVVYAELQHFERELQIHASIENEILFPKALMLEKQVRKFFRDKSRMN, encoded by the coding sequence TTGTTTACGAATACGAAAGAACTGATGAATATCGATACCAACAAGAGGATTACTGAGATTGTTGATGAAAACTATGCGTACGCATCTGTTTTATACTACTTTGGTATCAAATTTTATGATTACAATGAAAAGACGCTTGAGCAGGTGTGTGCTGAAAAAGGATTAGATGTCAAACATGTAATTAATAGTTTGGAGTCGGTAAATACTGTCTCAGAGGACGAGCGCCCTGCACTATCTACTTACCCTATTGATGTCATAGTAGAATATCTCAAACACACTCACTTTATATTTATTAAAGATCGCCTTCCCTACCTCAGCAAGCTTATTAAGAACCTTCAGATAACAGAATATAAGTCTATTATTGAGGACTTACAATTCATTTTCCCTCTCTTTGTGGAAGATCTTATTTACCACATTTACCAAGAGGAAGATGAGTTTTTCACTTATATTCTCTCTTTACAGGAAGCTTTAAGAAATCCTCAGGCAACTAACAGGCTATATTTTGATATGGAAAAATACTCTATTCAGGATTTTGCCATTAGCCACGACATTGACGATGATGAGATGAAAGGTATCCGTAATATTACAAATGGTTATAATACCCAGGGCATTAATAGTCTTCACCTGAGAGTAGTGTATGCTGAACTTCAACATTTTGAGCGGGAGTTACAAATACACGCTAGTATAGAAAACGAAATTTTATTCCCCAAAGCGCTGATGCTGGAAAAGCAAGTACGCAAATTTTTTAGAGATAAATCCCGCATGAATTAA
- a CDS encoding S41 family peptidase, with protein MSKNKNSDFQIRLPIFITLAVAAGILIGATMAGGDNSSNNLISSYLKFKDILTYIQRDYVDQVDTDELVETAITKMLEELDPHSVYIPAEELEIAKSQLEGEFEGIGIEFNIIKDTIYVVAPLSGGPSEEVGLVSGDKIVKVDGETVAGVGIDNQDVFELLRGPKGSKVEVSIKRRGTKELKDFTIIRDKIPQESVDASYMVNDEIGYIKVSRFAATTYDEFKEALSDLKSQGMKKLILDLQHNPGGYMDRAINMVDELLAGNKMIVYTEGKQPRYNSEARAYKDGIFESNPVIVLIDEGSASASEIVAGALQDNDRALIVGRRSFGKGLVQMPIPLEDGSELRLTISRYYTPSGRSIQKPYESGYEEYSQDLYNRFKHGELFSKDSIHFDDSLKFKTLKGRTVYGGGGIMPDYFIPLDTTENVGNFFSELITTNVFREYTLLYYENHKKELEKMSYKKYYKNFEVSDDMLDDLSRMAKKADIEFTQDDLNESKDLLKTRIKAWVARSAWGNDEFYQIIYEENEIFQRALNLFDEAEELASR; from the coding sequence GTGAGTAAAAATAAAAATTCAGATTTTCAGATACGCCTCCCTATTTTTATTACCCTGGCAGTAGCTGCAGGCATATTGATAGGTGCTACCATGGCAGGTGGTGATAATTCCTCAAATAATCTTATTAGCAGCTATCTGAAATTTAAAGATATCCTTACATACATTCAGCGTGATTATGTAGATCAGGTAGATACAGACGAATTGGTTGAGACGGCTATTACTAAAATGCTGGAAGAGCTAGATCCCCATTCAGTTTACATTCCTGCTGAAGAATTAGAGATCGCTAAGTCTCAACTCGAGGGTGAGTTTGAAGGGATCGGCATAGAATTTAATATCATCAAAGATACTATTTATGTGGTAGCGCCGCTTAGCGGAGGGCCGTCTGAAGAAGTTGGTTTAGTAAGTGGAGATAAGATTGTGAAAGTTGACGGGGAGACTGTAGCGGGAGTTGGCATAGATAATCAAGACGTTTTTGAACTTTTACGTGGTCCAAAAGGAAGTAAGGTAGAAGTAAGCATTAAGCGTAGAGGTACTAAAGAATTAAAAGACTTTACAATTATTAGAGATAAAATCCCTCAGGAATCGGTAGATGCAAGTTACATGGTAAATGATGAGATTGGCTATATCAAAGTCAGCCGTTTTGCCGCTACTACTTATGATGAGTTTAAAGAAGCTTTATCTGACTTGAAGTCTCAAGGTATGAAAAAGTTGATCTTAGATTTGCAGCACAATCCTGGAGGTTATATGGACAGAGCTATTAATATGGTGGATGAACTTCTCGCAGGTAACAAGATGATCGTTTATACTGAAGGAAAACAACCAAGATATAACTCAGAAGCGCGTGCCTATAAGGACGGTATTTTTGAGAGCAATCCTGTGATTGTACTTATAGATGAAGGAAGTGCTTCTGCATCTGAAATTGTAGCCGGGGCTTTACAAGATAATGATCGAGCGCTAATTGTTGGGAGAAGGTCTTTTGGCAAAGGATTGGTACAAATGCCAATCCCTCTTGAGGATGGTTCGGAGTTGCGACTTACGATTTCCCGCTATTATACGCCAAGCGGGCGTTCTATTCAAAAGCCTTATGAAAGCGGATATGAAGAATACAGCCAGGATCTTTACAATAGATTTAAGCATGGAGAACTCTTTTCAAAAGACAGTATTCACTTTGACGATTCATTAAAGTTTAAAACATTAAAAGGAAGGACAGTATATGGTGGTGGTGGAATCATGCCTGACTATTTTATTCCTCTTGATACTACTGAAAACGTAGGAAATTTCTTTAGTGAGTTAATTACTACCAATGTATTTCGTGAGTACACGCTCCTTTATTATGAAAACCATAAAAAGGAGCTTGAGAAAATGAGCTATAAAAAGTATTACAAAAACTTTGAGGTCTCTGATGATATGCTTGACGATTTATCTAGGATGGCTAAAAAAGCAGATATTGAGTTTACTCAAGATGATTTGAATGAAAGCAAAGATCTGCTCAAAACAAGAATAAAAGCCTGGGTGGCTAGAAGTGCTTGGGGAAATGACGAGTTTTATCAGATCATCTACGAGGAAAATGAAATTTTCCAGCGCGCGTTAAATTTATTTGACGAAGCGGAAGAATTGGCTAGTCGGTAA
- the ruvX gene encoding Holliday junction resolvase RuvX translates to MARVIGIDYGTKRTGLAATDPLQIIASPLETVRTHLIFQYLQEYCSKEDTEAFVVGMPRNLDNSDTHATKHVEGFVKKLKKTFPAHTVYLQDERFTSKQALEAMIEGGTSKKYRREKGNIDKVSATIILQSYLEKKRF, encoded by the coding sequence ATGGCGAGAGTTATCGGAATAGATTACGGTACCAAACGCACAGGACTAGCTGCTACTGATCCTCTTCAAATTATTGCTTCTCCACTGGAAACCGTTCGAACTCATTTGATCTTTCAGTACTTACAGGAGTATTGTAGTAAAGAGGATACTGAGGCTTTTGTAGTGGGTATGCCCAGAAATCTGGATAATTCTGATACACATGCAACCAAACATGTAGAAGGATTTGTTAAAAAGCTGAAAAAAACTTTTCCGGCGCATACCGTATATTTGCAGGATGAAAGATTTACTTCCAAACAAGCCCTTGAGGCCATGATTGAAGGAGGTACATCTAAAAAATACAGAAGAGAAAAGGGCAATATAGACAAGGTGAGTGCCACCATTATTTTACAATCTTATTTAGAAAAGAAGCGTTTTTAA